The Pseudomonas benzenivorans region ACCAGGCCCTGCTGGTGATCGACGAGTCCCACGTGTCGGTGCCCCAGGTCGGCGCCATGTACAAGGGCGACCGCTCGCGCAAGGAGACCCTGGTGGAGTACGGCTTCCGCCTGCCCTCGGCCCTGGACAACCGGCCCATGCGCTTCGAGGAGTGGGAGGCGGCCAGTCCGCAGACCATCTTCGTCTCGGCCACCCCGGGGCCCTACGAGGCCGATCATGCCGGGCGGGTGATCGAACAGGTGGTGCGGCCTACCGGTCTGGTCGACCCCGAGGTGGAGGTGCGCCCGGCCCTGACCCAGGTCGACGACCTGCTGTCGGAGATCCACAAGCGCGTGGCCCTGGAGGAGCGGGTGCTGGTCACCACCCTGACCAAGCGCATGGCCGAGGACCTGACCGACTACCTGGCCGACCACGGCGTGAAGGTGCGCTACCTGCACTCGGACATCGACACGGTGGAGCGGGTCGAGATCATCCGCGACCTGCGCATCGGCGCCTTCGACGTGCTGGTCGGCATCAACCTGCTGCGCGAGGGGCTGGACATGCCGGAGGTGTCGCTGGTGGCCATTCTCGATGCCGACAAGGAGGGCTTCCTGCGCAGCGAGCGCTCGCTGATCCAGACCATCGGCCGCGCCGCACGCAACCTCAACGGCAAGGCGATCCTCTACGCCGACCGCATGACCGGCTCCATGGAGCGCGCCATCGGCGAGACCGAGCGCCGCCGCGACAAGCAGATCGCCTTCAACCAGGCCCACGGCATCGTGCCCAAGGGGGTGAAGAAGGACGTCCAGGACATCCTCGAGGGCGCCACCGTGCCGGGTTCGCGCAGCAAGAAGCGCAAGGGCATGGCCCAGGCCGCCGAGGAAAGCGCGCGCTACGAGAGCGAACTGCGTTCGCCCAGCGAGATCACCAAGCGCATCCGCCAGCTGGAGGAGAAGATGTACGCGCTGGCTCGCGACCTGGAGTTCGAGGCGGCGGCGCAGCTGCGTGACGAGATCCAGAAGCTGCGCGAGCGCCTGCTGCAGGTGTGAGGGGGCGCTGCCGCCGCGGCTCTGGGCAATGCATGAGCTGTTCCATCCTCGCCCGTGGCCGTTAGACTTCCTGCGCTTTGTTGACTGTGAGAAATGCTGATGGGTCTGGATGATGCGTTGATCTTCACCCGGGTGGTCGAGTGCCACAGCTTCACCCTGGCGGCCCAGGGCCTGGGCATGCAGAAGTCCACGGTGAGCCGGCGCATCGTCCTGCTGGAGGAGCGCCTCGGCGTGCGCCTGCTCAACCGCACCACGCGCAAGCTGCGCCTGACCGAGGTAGGCCAGGCCTACTACGAGCGCTGCCGGCAGATCATGCTGGACTTCGCCGAAGCCGAGCAGGCGGTCATGCAGCTGCAGCAAGCGCCATCCGGCCTGCTGCGCATCACCGCCCCCATCGAATTCGGCCAGCTGCTGCTCGGCCGGGTGCTCGGCGAGTTCATGCGCCAGTACCCGCAGATCACCGCTGAGGTGGAGCTGACCTCGCGCCATGTCGACCCGGTGGAGGAGGGCGTGGACATCGCCATCCTGGTCGGCCAGCCGCAGGATTCGACGCTGATCGCACGCAAGCTGTTCGAGGTCGAGCGGCGCCTGTGCGCCAGTCCCGCCTACCTGCGAGCCCAGGGTACGCCGCAGACAGTGGCCGAACTCGAGGGGCACCGGGCGATCCTGCTGCCCCATGACTCGCCGCGCCATTGGCCGCTGCTGGGGGAGAGCCTGTCCTGTCAGCGGGTGCTGGCGTGCAACAACATCACCTTCGCCCGCGAGGCGGCCCTGGCCGGCGCCGGTATCGCCGGCCTGCCGCGGATGATCTGCGCGGAGGCCCTGCTTAGCGGGCGTCTGGTGCACCTGCTGCCCGACGCGTGCCTGCCGACCGGCGAGCTCTACGCGGTCTATCCCTCCCGGCGTTTCCAGGCGATGAAGGTCAAGACCTTTCTCGACTTCCTCATGCGCAGCCTGCCGGTCGAAGGGGGGCGGCTGCTGGAGCCGGCGCCCACGGGGCTGGTAACATCGCCGCCTTAAATCGGCTTTCGCTTCATTTTCTCGAGAATCGCCATGACCACCGTTCGTACCCGTATCGCGCCATCGCCCACCGGCGATCCGCACGTAGGCACCGCCTATATTGCTCTGTTCAACCTGTGCTTCGCCCGGCAGCACGGTGGCGAGTTCATCCTGCGCATCGAAGACACCGATCAGCTGCGCTCGACCCGCGAGTCCGAGCAGCAGATTTTCGATGCCCTGCGCTGGCTGGGCATCGAGTGGAGCGAGGGGCCGGACGTCGGCGGTCCCCACGGGCCGTACCGGCAGAGCGAGCGCGGGCACATCTACAAGCAGTACACCGCCGAGCTGGTGGAGAAGGGCCATGCCTTCCACTGCTTCTGCAGCCCCGAGCGCCTGGACAAGCTGCGCGCCGAGCAAACCGAGGCCAAGCAGACCCCGCGCTACGACGGCCACTGCATGCACCTGGCTCAGGACGAGGTGCAGCGGCGCCTGGCCGCCGGCGAACCCAACGTGGTGCGCATGAAGGTGCCGACCGAGGGCGTATGCGTGGTGCCGGACATGCTCCGCGGCGAGGTGGAGATTCCCTGGGACCGCATGGACATGCAGGTGCTGATGAAGACCGATGGCCTGCCGACCTACTTCCTGGCCAACGTGGTCGACGACCATCTGATGGGCATCACCCATGTGCTGCGCGGCGAGGAGTGGCTGCCGTCGGCGCCCAAGCTGATCCTGCTGTACGAGTACTTCGGCTGGGACAAGCCGCAGCTGTGCTATATGCCGCTGCTGCGCAATCCGGACAAGAGCAAGCTGTCCAAGCGCAAGAACCCGACCTCGATCACCTTCTACGAGCGCATGGGTTTCCTGCCCCAGGCCATGCTCAACTACCTCGGGCGCATGGGCTGGTCGATGCCCGACGAGCGCGAGAAGTTCTCGCTGTCCGAGATGATCGAGCACTTCGACATCCAGCGCGTGTCCCTGGGCGGGCCGATCTTCGACCTGGAGAAGCTGTCCTGGCTCAACGGCCAGTGGCTGCGCGAACTGAGCGTCGAGGAGTTCGCCGCCGGCGCGCAGAAGTGGGCGTTCAACTCCGATTACCTGATGAAGATCGCTCCCCACGTGCAGGGGCGGGTGGAGACCTTCAGTCAGATCGCCCCGCTGGCGAGCTTCTTCTTCGCCGGTGGCCTGAACCTGGACGCCAAGCTGTTCGAGCATAAGAAGCTGTCGCCCGACCAGGTGCGTCAGGTCATGCAGCTGATCCTGTGGAAGCTGGAGGCCCTGCGCCAGTGGGAGAAGGACAGGATCACCGGCTGCATCCAGGCGGTGGTCGAACACCTCGAGCTGAAGCTACGCGATGCCATGCCGCTGATGTTCGCCGCCATTACCGGTCAGGCCAGCTCGGTGTCGGTGCTCGACGCCATGGAAATCCTCGGCCCGGACCTCACCCGCTTCCGCCTGCGCCAGGCCATCGAGCTGCTCGGTGGCGTGTCGAAGAAGGAGAACAAGGAGTGGGAAAAGCTGCTGGCGGCCATCGGCTGATCGAGCCGTCGGCGAAGGATTGGGGTAAGTGATTGTTATGTCAGCGAAAAAAAACAGGGAAGTGATAAAAATCTTGTTGACAGTACCCAGGGGCGCCCTTAACATGCGCCCCGTCCACGAGATGGGGCTATAGCTCAGCTGGGAGAGCGCTTGCATGGCATGCAAGAGGTCGACGGTTCGATCCCGTCTAGCTCCACCAATCTCGAAGCCGAAAGGCTTGCCACAGTCGGTTCCAGTAACCGGCTGAGTTTTGAAGGGCTTTGCGTCCCCTTCGTCTAGTGGCCTAGGACACCGCCCTTTCACGGCGGTAACAGGGGTTCGAGTCCCCTAGGGGACGCCACTATATTCCAGCCGCAGTGCTTAGGCGCTGCAGCCAGACCGCAAGGTTTCGGGGCTATAGCTCAGCTGGGAGAGCGCTTGCATGGCATGCAAGAGGTCGACGGTTCGATCCCGTCTAGCTCCACCAATTCCACGACAAGGCCAGCCGCTGTGCTGGCCTTGTTCTTCGAAGGATTCGTCCCCTTCGTCTAGTGGCCTAGGACACCGCCCTTTCACGGCGGTAACAGGGGTTCGAGTCCCCTAGGGGACGCC contains the following coding sequences:
- a CDS encoding LysR family transcriptional regulator; the protein is MGLDDALIFTRVVECHSFTLAAQGLGMQKSTVSRRIVLLEERLGVRLLNRTTRKLRLTEVGQAYYERCRQIMLDFAEAEQAVMQLQQAPSGLLRITAPIEFGQLLLGRVLGEFMRQYPQITAEVELTSRHVDPVEEGVDIAILVGQPQDSTLIARKLFEVERRLCASPAYLRAQGTPQTVAELEGHRAILLPHDSPRHWPLLGESLSCQRVLACNNITFAREAALAGAGIAGLPRMICAEALLSGRLVHLLPDACLPTGELYAVYPSRRFQAMKVKTFLDFLMRSLPVEGGRLLEPAPTGLVTSPP
- the uvrB gene encoding excinuclease ABC subunit UvrB; its protein translation is MSEFQLVTRFQPAGDQPEAIRQMVEGLEAGLSHQTLLGVTGSGKTFAIANVIAQVQRPTLVLAPNKTLAAQLYGEFKAFFPHNAVEYFVSYYDYYQPEAYVPSSDTFIEKDASINDHIEQMRLSATKALLERPDAIIVTTVSCIYGLGSPETYLKMVLHVDRGDKLDQRALLRRLADLQYTRNDMDFARASFRVRGDVIDIFPAESDLEAIRIELFDDEVESIAAFDPLTGEVIRKLPRFTFYPKSHYVTPRETLLQAVDGIKAELAERLEYLRGAGKLVEAQRLEQRTRFDLEMILELGYCNGIENYSRYLSGRGPGEPPPTLYDYLPDQALLVIDESHVSVPQVGAMYKGDRSRKETLVEYGFRLPSALDNRPMRFEEWEAASPQTIFVSATPGPYEADHAGRVIEQVVRPTGLVDPEVEVRPALTQVDDLLSEIHKRVALEERVLVTTLTKRMAEDLTDYLADHGVKVRYLHSDIDTVERVEIIRDLRIGAFDVLVGINLLREGLDMPEVSLVAILDADKEGFLRSERSLIQTIGRAARNLNGKAILYADRMTGSMERAIGETERRRDKQIAFNQAHGIVPKGVKKDVQDILEGATVPGSRSKKRKGMAQAAEESARYESELRSPSEITKRIRQLEEKMYALARDLEFEAAAQLRDEIQKLRERLLQV
- the gltX gene encoding glutamate--tRNA ligase, which encodes MTTVRTRIAPSPTGDPHVGTAYIALFNLCFARQHGGEFILRIEDTDQLRSTRESEQQIFDALRWLGIEWSEGPDVGGPHGPYRQSERGHIYKQYTAELVEKGHAFHCFCSPERLDKLRAEQTEAKQTPRYDGHCMHLAQDEVQRRLAAGEPNVVRMKVPTEGVCVVPDMLRGEVEIPWDRMDMQVLMKTDGLPTYFLANVVDDHLMGITHVLRGEEWLPSAPKLILLYEYFGWDKPQLCYMPLLRNPDKSKLSKRKNPTSITFYERMGFLPQAMLNYLGRMGWSMPDEREKFSLSEMIEHFDIQRVSLGGPIFDLEKLSWLNGQWLRELSVEEFAAGAQKWAFNSDYLMKIAPHVQGRVETFSQIAPLASFFFAGGLNLDAKLFEHKKLSPDQVRQVMQLILWKLEALRQWEKDRITGCIQAVVEHLELKLRDAMPLMFAAITGQASSVSVLDAMEILGPDLTRFRLRQAIELLGGVSKKENKEWEKLLAAIG